The proteins below come from a single Corynebacterium cystitidis genomic window:
- a CDS encoding pyruvate carboxylase: protein MDNNLPSFKKILVANRGEIAVRAFRAAFETGAQTVAVYPIEDRNSFHRPFADEAIKIGVEGQPVKAYLDIDEVLRAAKKTGADAVYPGYGFMSERADLARACKDNGIKFIGPTAETLDLTGDKAAAVRAAEEAGLPILRDSEPSTDPKQLAEWAKDFQFPVFVKAVAGGGGRGMRFIEKLEDVEKLATEASREAEAAFGDAHVYVEQAVINPQHIEVQILADSQGNVIHLYERDCSLQRRHQKVVEIAPAQHIDEQLRDQICADAVKFCEHINYEGAGTVEFLVDEQGNHVFIEMNPRVQVEHTVTEEVTGVDIVKSQMHIAAGASLEDLGLRQENITLNGAALQCRITTEDPNNGFRPDSGVITGYRSPGGAGVRLDGSVTVGTEITPNFDSLLVKMTCRGADFEQAVARAQRALNEFTVSGVSTNIGFLRALLAEADFQTKRISTGFIGDHIHLLEAPPALDKSSRILNYLAEVTVNKPNGERPTSVRAPEKLPKWDYDSIPRGSRDDLLELGPKSFAEKLRNQTALAVTETTFRDAHQSLLATRLRTKTLFAGAKHVGYLTPELLSIEAWGGATYDVGMRFLHESPWERLDVLREAVPNVNIQMLLRGRNTVGYTPYPETVTRAFVAEAASSGIDIFRIFDALNDVSQMRPAIDAVLETNTTVAEVAMAYSGNLMDPNEDLYTLDYYLKLAEEIVESGAHILAIKDMAGLLRPEAARRLVAALRKEFELPVHVHTHDTAGGQLATYLAAAEAGADAVDVASAPLAGTTSQPSMSALVAAFAHTERDTGISLKAVSDLEPYWETVRQIYSPFESGIPGPTGRVYHHEIPGGQLSNLRTQAKALGLGDRFELIEDAYAAVNEMLGRPTKVTPSSKVVGDLALHLVGANVDPQDFATDPQKYDIPDSVIGFLRGELGTPPGGWPELREKALAGRADGGQRVVDVPEDLGRDLTSDDHTVRRAALDQLLFPKQYEEFQEHRRTYGYTDALSDRLFFYGLKEGHEELVVYGDPGSDTPPLVVRLDAVSEPDEKGMRQVVLTVNGQIRPIKVRDANAESTVAEVEKADPSNEGHVAAPFAGAVTPSVEEGQEVKAGDAVATIEAMKMEATISATKDGTIQRLAFTQPTAVEGGDLVVVIA, encoded by the coding sequence GTGGACAACAATTTGCCATCTTTTAAGAAAATCCTTGTGGCTAACCGTGGCGAGATCGCTGTGCGTGCCTTCCGCGCAGCTTTTGAAACCGGTGCTCAGACGGTTGCGGTGTATCCCATTGAAGACCGAAACTCGTTCCACCGCCCGTTTGCGGATGAAGCGATCAAGATCGGTGTCGAAGGCCAGCCGGTGAAGGCCTACCTGGACATCGATGAGGTGCTGCGCGCGGCCAAGAAGACTGGCGCAGATGCGGTTTACCCAGGCTACGGCTTCATGTCTGAGCGTGCGGACTTAGCACGTGCGTGCAAGGACAACGGGATTAAGTTCATTGGCCCAACCGCCGAAACCCTGGACCTGACCGGTGATAAGGCCGCTGCTGTACGGGCCGCCGAAGAAGCGGGCCTGCCAATCCTGCGTGACTCCGAGCCGTCTACTGACCCGAAGCAGCTAGCCGAGTGGGCGAAGGATTTTCAGTTCCCTGTGTTTGTTAAGGCCGTTGCCGGCGGTGGTGGCCGCGGCATGCGGTTCATTGAGAAGCTGGAAGACGTGGAAAAGCTGGCCACCGAAGCATCACGTGAGGCGGAGGCCGCATTCGGCGACGCGCACGTGTACGTCGAGCAAGCTGTGATCAACCCGCAGCATATTGAGGTGCAGATCCTGGCTGACTCTCAAGGCAACGTAATCCACCTGTATGAGCGTGACTGTTCCCTGCAGCGCCGCCACCAGAAGGTTGTAGAGATTGCGCCGGCTCAGCATATCGACGAACAACTGCGCGACCAGATCTGCGCCGACGCAGTGAAGTTCTGCGAGCACATCAACTACGAGGGTGCTGGCACTGTCGAGTTCCTCGTCGATGAACAAGGCAATCACGTGTTCATTGAAATGAACCCGCGCGTGCAGGTGGAGCACACCGTCACAGAGGAAGTGACCGGTGTGGACATTGTGAAGTCCCAGATGCACATCGCTGCCGGTGCCTCGCTGGAAGACCTGGGGCTGCGCCAGGAGAATATCACTTTGAATGGTGCCGCTTTGCAGTGCCGTATTACTACCGAAGATCCGAACAACGGGTTCCGCCCAGACTCCGGCGTGATCACCGGCTACCGCTCTCCGGGTGGGGCTGGCGTGCGCCTGGACGGATCGGTGACTGTAGGTACTGAGATCACCCCGAACTTCGACTCCCTGCTGGTGAAGATGACGTGCCGTGGTGCTGACTTCGAGCAGGCAGTGGCCCGTGCCCAGCGCGCATTGAACGAGTTTACTGTCTCGGGCGTATCGACGAACATTGGTTTCCTGCGCGCCCTGCTGGCGGAGGCTGATTTCCAAACCAAACGCATTTCCACCGGTTTTATTGGTGATCATATTCACCTTTTGGAGGCGCCGCCGGCACTGGATAAGTCCAGCCGGATCCTGAACTACCTGGCAGAAGTCACGGTGAATAAACCGAACGGTGAGCGGCCCACATCCGTGCGCGCACCGGAGAAGCTGCCGAAGTGGGACTATGATTCCATTCCACGCGGCTCCCGCGATGACCTACTAGAGCTGGGTCCGAAGAGCTTTGCGGAGAAGTTGCGCAACCAAACCGCGCTGGCTGTCACCGAGACCACGTTCCGTGATGCGCACCAGTCCCTGCTGGCAACGCGGCTGCGCACCAAGACCTTGTTCGCGGGTGCTAAGCACGTGGGTTACCTCACTCCAGAATTGCTTTCTATTGAGGCGTGGGGTGGGGCAACCTATGACGTCGGCATGCGCTTTTTGCACGAAAGCCCGTGGGAGCGCCTTGATGTCTTGCGCGAGGCGGTGCCGAACGTGAACATTCAGATGCTGCTGCGTGGCCGCAACACCGTGGGCTACACCCCGTACCCAGAAACTGTGACTAGGGCGTTCGTGGCCGAGGCGGCCAGCTCCGGCATCGATATTTTCCGGATCTTCGATGCGCTTAACGACGTTTCCCAGATGCGGCCTGCCATTGACGCAGTGCTGGAAACCAACACCACTGTGGCCGAGGTGGCCATGGCGTACTCGGGCAACCTGATGGACCCGAACGAGGATCTCTACACGCTGGACTACTACCTGAAGCTGGCCGAGGAGATCGTTGAGTCTGGTGCCCATATCTTGGCGATCAAGGACATGGCTGGCTTGCTGCGCCCAGAGGCTGCGCGCCGGTTGGTGGCTGCTCTGCGCAAGGAATTTGAGCTGCCGGTGCACGTGCACACCCATGACACCGCCGGTGGCCAGCTGGCTACCTACCTGGCTGCAGCGGAAGCTGGTGCCGATGCCGTCGACGTAGCATCAGCCCCGCTGGCGGGCACCACCTCTCAGCCGTCCATGTCCGCGCTGGTGGCTGCGTTTGCTCACACTGAGCGTGACACCGGTATTTCGCTCAAGGCCGTCAGTGACCTTGAACCATATTGGGAGACTGTGCGCCAGATCTACTCGCCGTTTGAGTCCGGCATCCCTGGGCCAACAGGGCGTGTGTACCACCACGAGATCCCCGGTGGCCAGCTGTCCAACCTGCGTACCCAGGCAAAAGCACTCGGGTTGGGGGACCGCTTCGAGCTGATCGAAGATGCCTACGCGGCCGTTAATGAGATGCTGGGCAGGCCAACGAAGGTAACCCCATCGTCGAAGGTGGTGGGTGACCTTGCCCTGCACTTGGTGGGGGCAAACGTGGATCCGCAGGACTTTGCGACAGACCCGCAGAAGTACGACATCCCGGATTCCGTGATCGGGTTTTTACGTGGTGAGCTGGGTACCCCTCCCGGAGGTTGGCCCGAACTACGGGAGAAGGCTCTTGCAGGACGCGCCGATGGCGGACAGCGCGTGGTTGATGTGCCCGAGGACTTGGGCCGGGACCTCACTAGCGACGACCACACCGTGCGCCGCGCGGCGTTGGACCAGCTCCTCTTCCCGAAGCAGTACGAAGAATTCCAGGAACACCGCCGCACCTATGGGTACACGGATGCGTTGAGTGATCGGCTTTTCTTCTATGGTTTGAAGGAAGGCCACGAAGAGCTTGTAGTGTACGGTGACCCAGGTAGTGACACCCCACCGTTGGTGGTGCGTCTCGACGCTGTCAGTGAGCCTGACGAGAAGGGGATGCGCCAGGTCGTGCTTACCGTCAATGGTCAGATTCGCCCCATCAAAGTCCGCGATGCCAACGCTGAATCGACCGTGGCCGAGGTGGAAAAGGCGGATCCATCCAACGAAGGCCATGTAGCAGCACCATTTGCCGGTGCCGTCACCCCATCGGTGGAGGAGGGCCAGGAGGTCAAGGCTGGCGACGCGGTGGCCACCATTGAGGCCATGAAGATGGAAGCAACTATCTCCGCCACAAAGGATGGCACCATTCAGCGCCTCGCATTTACACAGCCCACTGCTGTGGAAGGTGGGGACCTAGTGGTGGTGATTGCCTAA
- a CDS encoding phosphoribosylformylglycinamidine synthase, translating into MDARLAVRRTPDFRNEEAATLAALNNLEGVALDSVAVVNLYDVFGATQADLDALRRSVVADERVDEILSPAQLEGLLASEGRSFLAVEPLPGQYDQRADAAEQALRLLEPTTTATIYSAELYVFEGEADMRALREFLINPVEAGEKDMSILREPELGEVEPLRTYPDFLELNDEALEQLLADNGMAMSLADLKVVQDYFQSEGRTPTQVELSTLDTYWSDHCRHTTFNTELTSIEVAEPKFGEQLQRALDRYDELREANGRTHKPRTLMDMGTIMGRELRRTGVMDDQEVSEEINACSVFVHVRDDKRSEESPWLLMFKNETHNHPTEIEPFGGASTCLGGAIRDPLSGRSWVYQAMRLSGSGDINTPRSETLPGKLPQADISTRAAQGYSSYGNQIGLATTGVREFNHPGYVAKRMELGAVVAAAPLENVKRLDPQPGDQVIILGGRTGRDGVGGATGSSKAHDEDSVARSGAEVQKGNPVNERKIQRLFRMPEVAQMIVRCNDFGAGGVSVAVGELADSIDIYLDRVPLKYAGLNAREIAISESQERMAVVVKPGDAQAFIAAAAEENLEAVVLAEITDTGRLRMFMNGEVVLDMTREFIDTNGADRAQNVRLVPADSTPAPRPATVLDALRRYGSQEGMIEQFDATVGRSTVLMPYGGRTQKTDEIASVQTLPVPGGTSTASVMAYGYSPMLADESPFLMGAYSVVEALSRLAAVGANPRDAWLSVQEYFQRLDQNPELWGEVTQALLGLLEAQDKFQVAAIGGKDSMSGTYGDDLHVPPTLVTFAVGVMDVADVRPAAIPHGEFDLYLIEHTPLASGEPNYEQLVDNFSSVIGCQTAAAASIVTEAGLGHALVNMAVGNELGVNLASVNLASSVHGVSIGSIILAVPAGAAAPGTKIGSTNTTGEFTFGSESFTLEQALAALESEYREVFPLNEDFNGAEADEALPDFATTTTGDVPVAARSTVVETPHVLLPVFPGTNSEYDMAEAFEAAGATTEFHLIRNLTPEMLAEDTQAFIAKLDQAEILAFSGGFSLGDEPDGSAKFIAAFLRSPEVAEAVKAFVNREGLVLGICNGFQALVKSGFLPYGDPAKLTEDSPTLAHNRQLRHVSRIASTRVASVASPWLSSFEPGQQHLMPVSHGEGRFVVSEAEARALFDAGQVAFQYVDAQGEPTMVAPDNPNGSSYAIEGIVSADGRILGKMGHPERFRDGLMRNIPGIGEQDIFANAVNWVRGK; encoded by the coding sequence ATGGACGCTCGTTTGGCAGTTCGCCGCACGCCGGATTTCCGCAATGAAGAAGCCGCAACGCTTGCGGCCTTGAACAACCTTGAGGGGGTCGCACTGGACTCCGTTGCGGTGGTCAACCTCTATGATGTTTTCGGTGCCACCCAGGCGGATCTTGATGCGTTGCGCCGCTCCGTGGTAGCTGATGAGCGTGTCGACGAGATCTTGAGCCCTGCTCAACTCGAGGGTTTGCTTGCCAGCGAGGGTCGTTCCTTTCTCGCCGTGGAACCCTTGCCTGGCCAGTATGACCAGCGCGCCGACGCGGCCGAGCAAGCTCTGCGGCTGCTCGAGCCTACGACCACCGCCACCATTTATTCCGCTGAGCTTTATGTTTTCGAAGGTGAAGCCGACATGCGCGCCCTCCGCGAGTTCCTGATCAACCCGGTCGAGGCCGGCGAGAAGGACATGAGCATCCTGCGTGAGCCTGAGCTGGGTGAGGTAGAGCCGCTGCGCACGTACCCAGACTTTTTGGAGCTTAACGACGAAGCCCTTGAGCAACTGCTGGCCGATAACGGTATGGCCATGAGCCTGGCAGACCTGAAAGTGGTGCAGGACTACTTCCAGTCTGAGGGCCGCACCCCTACCCAGGTGGAGCTGTCCACCTTGGATACCTACTGGTCTGACCACTGCCGCCACACCACGTTTAATACTGAGTTGACCTCAATTGAGGTAGCCGAACCGAAGTTTGGTGAGCAGTTGCAGCGCGCCTTGGACCGCTACGACGAACTACGCGAGGCCAACGGGCGCACCCACAAGCCGCGCACACTCATGGACATGGGCACCATCATGGGCCGCGAACTGCGCCGCACCGGTGTGATGGATGACCAGGAAGTCTCTGAGGAAATCAACGCGTGTTCGGTCTTTGTGCACGTTCGGGATGACAAGCGCAGCGAGGAATCCCCCTGGCTGCTCATGTTTAAAAACGAGACCCACAACCACCCCACTGAGATCGAGCCGTTTGGTGGGGCATCGACTTGCCTGGGTGGCGCGATTCGCGATCCCCTGTCGGGCCGCTCCTGGGTGTATCAGGCGATGCGCTTGTCTGGCTCGGGTGATATCAACACCCCACGCTCGGAGACCTTGCCGGGCAAGTTACCGCAGGCTGATATTTCTACCCGCGCGGCGCAGGGCTATTCGTCGTATGGCAACCAGATTGGCCTGGCCACCACGGGGGTGCGCGAGTTCAACCACCCTGGTTATGTGGCCAAGCGCATGGAACTTGGCGCGGTTGTAGCTGCAGCCCCGTTAGAGAACGTGAAACGCTTGGATCCGCAGCCCGGCGACCAGGTAATTATCCTTGGTGGCCGCACCGGCCGCGATGGTGTAGGTGGTGCAACAGGTTCATCGAAGGCTCACGACGAGGATTCCGTGGCACGTTCCGGTGCGGAGGTACAGAAAGGCAATCCGGTCAATGAGCGCAAGATCCAGCGCCTGTTCCGCATGCCTGAGGTAGCGCAGATGATTGTGCGTTGTAATGACTTCGGTGCCGGTGGTGTCTCGGTAGCAGTCGGTGAGCTTGCGGATTCCATCGATATCTACCTCGACCGGGTCCCCTTGAAGTACGCCGGCCTCAACGCCCGCGAGATCGCTATTTCGGAGTCGCAGGAGCGCATGGCGGTCGTCGTTAAGCCCGGCGATGCCCAGGCCTTCATTGCTGCTGCCGCTGAGGAAAACCTCGAGGCTGTCGTCCTGGCCGAAATCACTGACACCGGCCGGTTGCGCATGTTCATGAACGGCGAGGTTGTGCTGGACATGACGCGCGAGTTCATCGACACCAACGGTGCCGACCGCGCCCAAAACGTCCGCCTTGTGCCCGCCGATTCCACACCGGCACCACGCCCGGCCACTGTGCTTGACGCGCTGCGCCGCTACGGTTCTCAGGAGGGCATGATCGAGCAGTTCGACGCCACCGTGGGGCGTTCCACCGTGCTCATGCCCTACGGCGGCCGCACACAGAAAACCGACGAAATCGCCAGCGTGCAAACCCTGCCCGTCCCCGGCGGCACCAGCACCGCATCGGTCATGGCGTACGGCTATTCACCGATGCTTGCCGACGAATCCCCCTTCCTCATGGGTGCTTATTCCGTGGTGGAGGCGCTGTCGCGGCTGGCTGCTGTGGGTGCCAACCCGCGTGATGCGTGGTTGAGCGTGCAGGAGTATTTCCAGCGTTTGGACCAGAACCCTGAGCTGTGGGGCGAAGTCACCCAGGCGTTGCTGGGGTTGCTGGAGGCGCAGGACAAGTTCCAGGTTGCCGCGATCGGTGGCAAGGACTCCATGAGCGGCACCTACGGCGATGACCTGCACGTTCCACCCACTTTGGTGACTTTTGCTGTTGGTGTGATGGATGTGGCTGATGTGCGTCCCGCCGCGATCCCTCACGGTGAGTTCGATCTGTACCTAATCGAGCACACTCCGCTGGCATCCGGCGAGCCGAACTACGAGCAGCTGGTGGACAACTTCTCTTCTGTTATCGGCTGCCAAACAGCTGCCGCTGCGTCGATTGTCACCGAGGCCGGGCTGGGACATGCCCTAGTGAACATGGCGGTGGGCAACGAGCTCGGCGTGAACCTCGCAAGCGTGAACCTCGCAAGCTCGGTTCACGGTGTTTCGATAGGATCAATCATCCTCGCCGTTCCCGCAGGCGCTGCAGCCCCGGGCACCAAAATCGGTAGTACGAACACCACTGGCGAGTTCACGTTCGGGTCCGAGTCCTTCACCCTTGAGCAGGCCCTTGCAGCTTTGGAGTCCGAGTACCGCGAGGTCTTCCCACTGAACGAGGACTTCAACGGCGCTGAGGCCGATGAGGCACTCCCCGACTTCGCCACCACCACAACCGGCGACGTGCCCGTTGCCGCCCGCAGCACCGTGGTGGAAACTCCGCACGTCTTGCTCCCTGTCTTTCCTGGCACGAACTCGGAGTATGACATGGCCGAAGCCTTCGAGGCCGCCGGTGCGACTACTGAGTTCCACTTGATCCGCAACCTCACTCCGGAGATGTTGGCCGAGGATACGCAGGCGTTCATCGCGAAGCTGGACCAGGCGGAGATCCTGGCGTTCTCTGGCGGTTTCTCGCTAGGTGATGAGCCGGACGGCTCCGCCAAATTTATCGCTGCGTTTTTGCGCTCGCCAGAGGTCGCCGAAGCTGTGAAGGCGTTTGTGAATCGTGAAGGCTTGGTGCTGGGTATCTGCAACGGGTTCCAGGCGCTGGTCAAGTCCGGTTTCCTCCCTTATGGTGATCCCGCAAAGCTCACCGAGGACTCCCCGACTTTAGCTCACAACCGTCAGCTGCGCCACGTTTCCCGCATCGCGTCCACCCGTGTTGCATCCGTGGCCTCCCCGTGGCTGAGCTCGTTTGAGCCTGGGCAGCAGCACCTGATGCCGGTGTCGCACGGTGAGGGTCGCTTTGTGGTGTCCGAGGCCGAGGCACGCGCACTTTTCGACGCCGGCCAGGTCGCATTCCAGTACGTGGATGCGCAGGGCGAGCCAACCATGGTGGCTCCTGATAACCCGAACGGTTCCTCCTATGCGATCGAAGGGATCGTCTCGGCTGATGGCCGGATCTTGGGCAAGATGGGCCACCCGGAGCGATTCCGTGATGGCTTGATGCGCAACATCCCCGGCATCGGCGAACAGGACATCTTCGCCAACGCGGTGAACTGGGTGCGCGGAAAGTAG
- a CDS encoding polysaccharide deacetylase family protein — MGGYFVAQQHHAEARTACGCAAHPVSRREVLRAGLVLPLLGAAAALTSCASSLRPDVEPETVMPSGNSRPKTHPTSEVVPETLVEKPARAERAAQVAEKYRGATPHAWGTHLPGIVERVSTAPKRLALTFDACGGTHGSLVDEALLTTLQQEQVPATLFLNKRWIDANPQRAQELASDSLFQIENHGSWHKPLSVHGRSAYGVVGTANVDEVVEEIEHNRSFMQEFLGVESNWFRSGTAHYDDIAVRIAQELGVSIAGFNVNGDAGATLTAPAVSNNLLGSVPGSIVLLHMNQPSSGTAEGVGMALPQLRAAGYEFVTLGPAVPATL; from the coding sequence ATGGGAGGATACTTTGTTGCTCAGCAGCACCACGCCGAAGCCCGCACCGCGTGCGGTTGCGCAGCTCACCCAGTTAGCCGCCGGGAAGTTCTGCGTGCAGGGCTTGTCCTACCACTTTTAGGCGCAGCTGCAGCCCTCACGTCCTGCGCATCGTCGCTCCGCCCGGATGTTGAGCCGGAAACTGTGATGCCTTCGGGGAATTCTCGTCCCAAAACTCATCCCACATCCGAGGTGGTGCCAGAGACGCTCGTCGAAAAGCCTGCGCGGGCGGAGCGTGCAGCGCAGGTCGCGGAAAAATACCGTGGTGCCACACCACATGCGTGGGGCACGCACCTGCCGGGAATCGTGGAGCGTGTGAGCACGGCCCCGAAGAGGCTTGCACTCACGTTCGACGCTTGTGGGGGCACGCACGGATCGCTTGTCGACGAAGCCCTGCTGACCACCTTGCAACAAGAACAAGTGCCGGCAACGCTCTTTTTGAACAAGCGATGGATTGATGCCAACCCGCAACGTGCCCAAGAGTTGGCGAGTGATTCGCTTTTTCAGATCGAAAACCACGGCTCGTGGCACAAGCCGCTTTCGGTGCATGGCCGGTCAGCCTACGGAGTTGTCGGCACAGCGAATGTTGACGAGGTCGTGGAAGAAATCGAACACAATCGGAGCTTCATGCAGGAGTTCCTGGGGGTGGAATCGAACTGGTTTCGCTCGGGTACTGCCCATTATGACGACATCGCCGTGAGGATCGCCCAGGAGCTGGGCGTAAGTATTGCTGGCTTTAACGTCAACGGTGATGCCGGCGCGACGCTGACTGCTCCCGCAGTTTCCAACAACCTGCTAGGTAGCGTCCCAGGCTCGATTGTGTTATTGCACATGAACCAACCAAGCAGCGGCACAGCAGAGGGAGTGGGCATGGCTCTGCCACAGCTGCGCGCGGCCGGATACGAGTTTGTGACGCTAGGTCCGGCAGTCCCGGCGACATTGTGA
- a CDS encoding bifunctional 2-methylcitrate synthase/citrate synthase, with amino-acid sequence MTEQDIRKGLVGVVADYTAVSKVNPETNSLLYRGYPVQELAEHCTFEEVAYLLWRGELPTEEDMLEFRKGCWDNRDLDQGTIDMIMSMPIDCHPMDVLRGAVAYLGTQDPDHFTKDTDHIKKIARSLLAKLPTIVALDIRRRRGEGYIQPDPNRSFTENFLWMVFGDGPDSPVNKPGDVECFEKSMILYAEHSFNASTFTARVITSTLSDPWSAITGAIGALKGPLHGGANEAVMHNMIEVDDPARAEQWCKDKLANKELVMGFGHRVYKKGDSRVPTMEAAFKKLASEHEGSDKWVEMYDIMAKTMYDNTSIKIRPNLDFPAGPAYYIMGFDIPFFTPLFVMSRITGWTAHIIEQFENNSLIRPLSAYNGPGERHHPKAAQ; translated from the coding sequence ATGACCGAGCAAGACATCCGCAAAGGCCTCGTCGGCGTTGTCGCAGACTACACCGCAGTATCCAAAGTCAACCCAGAAACCAACTCGCTGCTCTACCGCGGCTACCCAGTCCAAGAACTGGCCGAACACTGCACCTTCGAAGAAGTCGCCTACCTGCTGTGGCGCGGCGAACTGCCAACAGAAGAAGACATGCTGGAATTCCGCAAAGGCTGCTGGGACAACCGCGACCTCGACCAAGGCACCATCGACATGATCATGTCCATGCCCATTGACTGCCACCCCATGGACGTGCTGCGTGGCGCAGTGGCCTACCTAGGCACCCAGGACCCAGACCACTTCACCAAAGACACCGATCACATCAAGAAGATTGCCCGTTCCCTGCTGGCCAAGCTGCCCACCATCGTGGCACTTGATATTCGCCGCCGCCGGGGCGAGGGCTACATTCAGCCGGACCCAAACCGCTCATTTACCGAGAACTTCCTCTGGATGGTCTTCGGCGACGGCCCCGACTCCCCGGTCAACAAGCCGGGCGATGTCGAATGCTTCGAAAAATCCATGATCCTCTACGCGGAGCATTCCTTCAACGCCTCGACCTTCACCGCGCGTGTGATCACTTCCACATTGTCTGACCCATGGTCCGCCATCACCGGAGCTATCGGCGCGCTGAAAGGACCATTACACGGCGGGGCGAATGAGGCGGTCATGCACAACATGATCGAGGTTGATGATCCAGCCCGCGCCGAGCAGTGGTGCAAGGACAAGCTGGCCAACAAGGAACTGGTGATGGGCTTTGGCCACCGCGTGTACAAGAAGGGCGACTCGCGCGTGCCGACGATGGAAGCCGCCTTTAAAAAGCTCGCTTCTGAGCACGAAGGCTCCGACAAGTGGGTTGAGATGTACGACATCATGGCCAAAACCATGTACGACAACACCTCCATTAAGATCCGGCCGAACCTGGATTTCCCGGCAGGGCCTGCCTACTACATCATGGGCTTTGACATCCCGTTTTTCACCCCGCTGTTTGTGATGAGCCGCATCACCGGCTGGACCGCCCACATTATCGAGCAGTTTGAGAACAACTCTCTGATCCGCCCATTGTCTGCCTACAACGGGCCGGGCGAGCGCCACCACCCGAAGGCTGCGCAGTAG
- the prpB gene encoding methylisocitrate lyase has protein sequence MFSSATTATERRQALRESLNSSEITTLPGAFNPLTARLIEDIGGFNGVYVSGAVLANDLGLPDIGLTTLTEVAGRSRHIARATNLPVLVDADTGFGEPMSAARTISEFEDAGIAGFHLEDQVNPKRCGHLDGKEVVPQDLMVRRITAAVNERRDDNFVICARTDAAGIEGIDNAIDRAKAYADAGADLIFTEALYTPADFEKFRAAVDVPLLANMTEFGKTELLSAKTLEDIGYNAVIWPVSTLRVAMGATEEFLRDVAATGTNAEWLDRMQHRARLYELVRYEDYNAFDQQVFTYSLDTYKSTFES, from the coding sequence GTGTTCAGCTCCGCAACAACCGCAACCGAGCGTCGGCAAGCACTGCGAGAATCGCTAAACTCAAGCGAAATCACCACACTGCCGGGCGCATTCAACCCGCTGACCGCGCGCCTGATCGAAGACATCGGCGGCTTCAACGGCGTCTACGTCTCCGGCGCGGTCCTAGCCAATGACCTGGGCCTTCCCGACATCGGCCTGACCACACTCACCGAAGTTGCCGGGCGGTCGCGCCACATCGCACGTGCTACCAACCTGCCCGTGCTTGTCGACGCAGACACCGGCTTCGGCGAACCCATGAGTGCCGCGCGCACCATCAGCGAATTCGAAGACGCAGGAATCGCAGGCTTCCACCTAGAAGACCAGGTCAACCCGAAGCGCTGCGGACACCTCGACGGCAAAGAAGTAGTCCCCCAAGATTTGATGGTGCGTCGCATCACCGCCGCCGTCAACGAGCGCCGCGACGACAACTTTGTGATCTGCGCGCGCACCGATGCCGCGGGTATCGAAGGCATAGATAATGCCATCGATCGTGCCAAAGCCTACGCCGATGCCGGCGCCGACCTCATCTTCACCGAAGCGCTGTATACCCCTGCCGACTTCGAAAAGTTCCGCGCCGCTGTTGATGTGCCACTGCTGGCCAATATGACAGAATTCGGCAAAACCGAACTGCTCAGCGCGAAAACACTGGAAGACATCGGCTATAACGCTGTGATCTGGCCCGTCTCCACCCTGCGCGTGGCCATGGGAGCCACCGAAGAATTCCTCCGCGACGTGGCCGCCACCGGCACCAACGCTGAATGGTTGGACCGCATGCAGCACCGCGCCCGGCTCTATGAACTGGTGCGCTACGAAGACTACAACGCCTTTGACCAGCAAGTATTCACCTACTCCCTCGATACCTACAAGTCCACCTTTGAAAGCTAA